Proteins encoded within one genomic window of Rhododendron vialii isolate Sample 1 chromosome 1a, ASM3025357v1:
- the LOC131319293 gene encoding glyoxylate/succinic semialdehyde reductase 1 has protein sequence MEGEVGFLGLGIMGKAMSMNLLRHGFKVTVWNRTLSRCDELVEHGASVAETPAAVVKKCKYTIAMLSDPSAALSVVFDKDGALEQICPGKGYIDMSTVDSDTSTKISEAITSKGGYFLEAPVSGSKKPAEDGQLVILAAGEKTLYEEALPAFDVMGKKSFFLGKVGNGAKMKLVVNMIMGSMMNAFSEGLILADKSGLSSQTLLDVLDLGAISNPMFKMKGPTMIQKNYSPAFPLKHQQKDMRLALALGDENSVSMPVAAASNEAFKKARSMGLGDLDFSAVFEAVKFPEGSS, from the exons ATGGAGGGGGAGGTTGGGTTTTTAGGGTTGGGAATAATGGGCAAGGCCATGTCTATGAACTTGCTTCGCCATGGCTTTAAGGTCACTGTGTGGAACCGCACTCTTTCTAGG TGTGATGAGCTGGTGGAGCATGGGGCATCAGTGGCAGAAACCCCTGCAGCAGTAGTCAAGAAGTGCAAGTACACAATTGCGATGTTGTCTGATCCTTCTGCAGCTCTTTCG GTTGTTTTCGACAAAGACGGCGCTCTGGAGCAAATTTGCCCTGGAAAAGGGTACATTGACATGTCAACTGTCGACTCTGACACTTCTACGAAAATTAGTGAG GCAATTACATCAAAGGGTGGTTATTTCCTTGAAGCTCCAGTTTCAGGTAGCAAAAAGCCTGCTGAAGATGGTCAACTAGTAATCCTCGCTGCAGGAGAGAAG ACCTTGTACGAGGAAGCACTTCCTGCTTTCGATGTCATGGGGAAGAAATCTTTTTTCTTGGGGAAGGTCGGAAATGGAGCAAAAATGAAACTTGTGGTCAACATGATTATGGGGAG TATGATGAATGCATTTTCTGAAGGACTCATACTGGCTGACAAAAGTGGACTTAGCTCCCAAACTCTTCTTGATGTGTTG GATCTGGGTGCAATTTCGAACCCCATGTTCAAAATGAAAGGACCTACTATGATCCAGAAGAATTACTCGCCTGCATTTCCTCTGAAACATCAGCAGAAGGATATGAGATTGGCTCTTGCTCTTGGTGATGAAAACTCAGTGTCAATGCCAGTGGCAGCTGCTTCCAATGAG GCATTCAAGAAAGCCAGAAGCATGGGTTTGGGAGATCTCGATTTTTCAGCTGTGTTTGAGGCTGTGAAGTTTCCTGAAGGTTCATCCTGA
- the LOC131319279 gene encoding mitochondrial import receptor subunit TOM40-1-like — protein MATAVPPAAAMPPAKPTVIQPEIVDYLNLPCPIPYEEIHREAMMSLKPEIFEGLRFDFTKGLNQKFSLSHSVLMGPTEVPSQSGEVIKIPTSHYEFGANFIDPKLMLFGRIMTDGRLNARVKCDLSENLILKANAQLSNEPHMSHGMANFDYKGKDYRTQFQLGNGALFGANYIQSVTPHLSLGGEVFWAGQYRKSGIGYAARYNTDKMVATGQVASTGVVALSYVQKVSEKVSLASDFTYNYLSKEAIASFGYDYILRQCRLRGKVDSNGCTSTFLEERLSMGLNFILSAEIDHRKKDYKFGVGLAVGE, from the exons ATGGCCACCGCCGTGCCTCCAGCCGCCGCAATGCCACCGGCGAAACCGACCGTGATCCAGCCGGAGATAGTTGATTACCTGAACCTGCCTTGCCCTATTCCCTACGAAGAAATCCACCGCGAAGCCATGA TGTCCTTAAAGCCTGAAATATTCGAGGGGCTGCGCTTTGATTTTACCAAAGGACTCAATCAGAAGTTTTCACTCAGTCACAG TGTGTTAATGGGACCTACTGAAGTTCCTTCTCAATCTGGTGAGGTCATTAAGATTCCCACCTCTCACTATGAGTTCGGTGCTAACTTTATAGACCCGAAG TTGATGCTTTTTGGTAGAATAATGACAGATGGGAGGCTGAATGCCAGAGTGAAGTGTGATTTGTCTGAAAATCTTATTCTGAAGGCCAATGCTCAA CTTTCAAACGAGCCGCATATGTCACACGGCATGGCCAATTTTGATTACAAG GGTAAAGACTATAGGACTCAGTTTCAACTAGGTAACGGTGCCTTATTTGGAGCCAATTATATACAG AGTGTCACCCCACATTTGTCTTTGGGTGGTGAAGTATTCTGGGCTGGTCAGTATCGGAAGTCTGGAATTGGTTATGCAGCTCGATACAACACAGATAAGATG GTAGCTACCGGGCAAGTTGCCAGCACTGGAGTGGTTGCTCTAAGCTATGTTCAAAAGGTGTCTGAGAAG GTATCTCTGGCATCAGACTTCACGTACAACTACTTGTCAAAAGAAGCCATAGCAAGCTTTGGTTATGATTATATATTGCGACAG TGCCGTCTTAGGGGGAAGGTTGACTCCAATGGCTGCACGTCCACTTTTCTGGAGGAGCGATTGAGTATGGgtctcaacttcattctttctgCAGAG ATAGATCACCGGAAGAAAGACTACAAATTCGGGGTTGGATTGGCTGTAGGAGAATAG